A genomic segment from Luteibacter aegosomatis encodes:
- a CDS encoding FimV/HubP family polar landmark protein — MNRTLKLSIMLALAAGGGHAMAQNLGPAQVRSTIDQPLLAEIPITGVTGGTGDIHVTLASAEAFSRAGLNREGLPVALSFAMARGASGQPVVRVTSSEPIRDTYLDFLVEVSAGGNKVVREVTMLLDPPGSTPSAPGANVAAGPRPSRTSEVPARVSPEAQPSRTESTAPAAPVAAPSRAEAPAPRTHATPRAPAAPSASASQVGPVKRGETLSAIARDHADGADINQMLVALQKANPDAFYRDNINALKTGAVLRIPSADDVKAQSAAAALTEVRRQNEAWRSGAARSPAVVADAASTGAAQGKARSSGSDDRLALVPAKEGGEAASTRAGSKNGTGDAQVAGLKQELATSQESVASLRQQGEELKSRVADLEAIKTKNERLISLKDSEIAELQRKLVEAGKAPAAVAAPASAPAPAASAAPASAAAPVAAASAPAAPKAASTAGEATAATVTTTPLKAPAAVPPQAVKPAATPRPAPAPVEEETPWFMQPWAWGAGGVVVLLLLLALFARRKKTVVAPVAPLATPSLADRFGDEPRFDGLEGIDPDQREILDALAEHPDDIGLHLELVSLYYGRGDVDHFEAAAEAMYAHISDPDQPEWRDVVAMGQELAPTHPLFGGVPGDVDEDEYASDTYTASTPHEAHEAAALEEFDLGHYVTSPEDDERVAPAPQKHSEYHFNFDLTPVQRAEAETRPNAPDVFDVDAPASPYVEPHETHAPAFGDVLAEETTLPEDRQTWSFDDVPETPVHPIRTESHLDVPHFDEPPRFDEPRFPDEEPLTLDTSPEGFSDDPVDTKLDLARAYLDMGDAEGARLMLEEVMAEGSQMQKDTAKRILDDIA, encoded by the coding sequence ATGAACCGCACACTCAAGCTGTCCATCATGCTGGCGCTGGCCGCGGGCGGCGGCCATGCCATGGCCCAGAACCTCGGCCCCGCCCAGGTGCGGTCCACCATCGACCAGCCGCTGCTCGCCGAGATCCCCATCACCGGGGTGACGGGTGGCACCGGCGATATCCACGTCACGCTGGCCTCGGCCGAAGCCTTCTCCCGCGCGGGACTCAATCGCGAAGGGCTTCCGGTGGCGCTGAGCTTCGCCATGGCCAGGGGCGCCTCCGGCCAGCCGGTGGTGCGCGTCACCAGCAGCGAGCCGATCCGCGATACCTATCTCGACTTCCTCGTCGAAGTGAGCGCCGGCGGCAACAAGGTCGTCCGCGAGGTCACCATGCTGCTCGATCCGCCGGGCAGCACGCCGTCCGCGCCCGGCGCGAACGTGGCTGCCGGTCCTCGCCCGTCGCGTACCTCCGAAGTGCCGGCCAGGGTGTCCCCGGAGGCGCAGCCGTCGCGAACCGAAAGTACCGCACCGGCCGCTCCGGTGGCGGCGCCGTCCCGCGCCGAGGCGCCCGCGCCGCGCACGCACGCGACGCCACGCGCCCCGGCCGCGCCGTCCGCTTCCGCCAGCCAGGTCGGTCCGGTGAAGCGCGGCGAAACGCTTTCGGCCATTGCCCGCGACCACGCGGACGGCGCCGACATCAACCAGATGCTCGTGGCGTTGCAGAAGGCCAATCCCGACGCCTTCTACCGCGACAACATCAACGCGCTGAAGACCGGCGCCGTGCTGCGCATCCCCTCCGCCGACGACGTGAAGGCGCAGTCCGCCGCCGCGGCGCTGACCGAGGTGCGTCGCCAGAACGAGGCCTGGCGCTCGGGCGCCGCCCGTTCGCCGGCCGTGGTGGCCGATGCCGCCTCCACCGGTGCCGCGCAGGGCAAGGCCCGGTCGTCCGGTAGCGACGACCGGCTCGCTCTCGTTCCGGCGAAGGAGGGCGGCGAGGCCGCCTCCACCCGCGCCGGCTCGAAGAACGGCACCGGCGATGCCCAGGTGGCGGGCCTCAAGCAGGAACTCGCCACCTCCCAGGAATCCGTGGCCTCGTTGCGCCAGCAGGGCGAAGAGCTCAAGTCCCGCGTGGCCGACCTGGAGGCGATCAAGACCAAGAACGAGCGGCTGATCAGCCTGAAGGACAGCGAGATCGCCGAGCTCCAGCGCAAGCTGGTCGAGGCGGGCAAGGCGCCCGCGGCCGTGGCGGCGCCCGCCAGTGCGCCGGCCCCTGCCGCTTCCGCCGCCCCGGCTTCCGCCGCTGCTCCGGTGGCCGCGGCCAGTGCGCCCGCCGCACCGAAGGCGGCCTCCACCGCCGGCGAGGCCACCGCGGCGACCGTGACCACCACGCCGCTGAAAGCGCCCGCCGCCGTTCCGCCGCAGGCCGTCAAGCCGGCCGCCACGCCGCGTCCCGCGCCCGCGCCGGTCGAAGAAGAGACGCCGTGGTTCATGCAGCCGTGGGCATGGGGCGCCGGCGGTGTCGTCGTGCTGCTGCTCCTGCTGGCGTTGTTCGCCCGTCGCAAGAAGACGGTGGTCGCCCCCGTGGCGCCGCTGGCTACGCCCTCGCTGGCCGATCGATTCGGCGACGAGCCGCGCTTCGACGGGCTCGAAGGCATCGATCCGGACCAGCGCGAGATCCTCGACGCGTTGGCCGAACATCCCGATGACATCGGCCTGCATCTCGAACTGGTGAGCCTCTACTACGGCCGGGGCGACGTCGATCATTTCGAAGCCGCCGCCGAGGCGATGTACGCCCACATCTCCGATCCGGACCAGCCCGAATGGCGCGACGTGGTGGCGATGGGCCAGGAGCTCGCGCCCACGCATCCGCTGTTCGGCGGCGTACCGGGTGACGTCGACGAGGACGAGTACGCGTCCGATACCTATACGGCATCGACGCCCCATGAGGCGCACGAGGCCGCCGCGCTCGAGGAATTCGACCTGGGTCACTACGTGACCAGCCCCGAAGACGACGAACGCGTCGCTCCCGCGCCGCAGAAGCACAGCGAATACCACTTCAACTTCGACCTCACGCCGGTGCAGCGCGCGGAAGCGGAAACGCGCCCGAATGCGCCGGACGTGTTCGACGTCGACGCGCCGGCATCGCCTTACGTCGAGCCGCACGAAACCCACGCCCCCGCTTTCGGCGACGTGCTGGCCGAGGAGACGACGCTACCGGAAGACCGCCAGACCTGGTCGTTCGACGACGTGCCGGAGACCCCGGTGCATCCGATCCGGACCGAATCGCATCTGGACGTGCCGCATTTTGACGAGCCGCCGCGTTTCGACGAACCGCGCTTCCCCGACGAAGAGCCCCTCACGCTCGACACCTCGCCCGAGGGCTTCAGCGACGATCCGGTCGATACGAAGCTCGACCTGGCCCGCGCCTATCTCGACATGGGCGACGCCGAAGGCGCGCGCCTGATGCTGGAAGAAGTGATGGCCGAGGGCTCGCAGATGCAGAAGGACACGGCGAAGCGGATTCTCGACGACATCGCCTGA
- a CDS encoding aspartate-semialdehyde dehydrogenase, giving the protein MSKKTSYKVAMVGATGAVGETLLSILAERDFPVSELIPLASERSAGGTVDFAGKPCVVKDLATFDFDGVDIAFFSAGGSVSREHAPRAAAAGAVVIDNTSEYRYQDDIPLVVSEVNPHAIADYTVRGIIANPNCSTMQMLVALAPIHREAGIERINVATYQSVSGAGRSGLEELGKQTAQMLNFQEVEVEKFPKQIAFNVIPHIDEFQANGYTKEEMKMVWETRKILEDPSIQVNPTAVRVPVFYGHAEAVHIETRDKVTAERARELLEQAEGVVVMDERKAGGYPTPVGDAAGKDPVFVGRIREDISHDRGLDLWVVADNIRKGAALNAVQIAEILIRDHL; this is encoded by the coding sequence ATGAGCAAGAAGACGAGTTACAAGGTGGCCATGGTGGGCGCGACCGGCGCGGTCGGCGAAACCCTCCTGTCGATCCTCGCCGAACGGGACTTCCCCGTGAGCGAACTGATTCCCCTGGCGAGCGAGCGCTCGGCGGGCGGCACGGTCGATTTCGCCGGAAAACCTTGCGTCGTCAAAGACCTGGCCACGTTCGACTTCGACGGCGTGGACATCGCCTTCTTCTCCGCCGGCGGCTCGGTGAGCCGCGAGCACGCGCCGCGTGCGGCTGCGGCCGGCGCGGTGGTGATCGACAACACCTCCGAATACCGCTACCAGGACGACATCCCCCTGGTGGTGTCCGAGGTGAATCCGCACGCCATCGCCGACTACACGGTGCGCGGCATCATCGCCAATCCCAACTGTTCCACGATGCAGATGCTGGTGGCGCTGGCGCCGATCCATCGCGAGGCCGGCATCGAGCGGATCAACGTGGCCACCTACCAGTCGGTGTCCGGCGCGGGCCGCAGCGGCCTGGAGGAGTTGGGCAAGCAGACGGCCCAGATGCTCAACTTCCAGGAGGTCGAGGTCGAGAAGTTCCCGAAGCAGATCGCGTTCAACGTGATCCCGCATATCGACGAATTCCAGGCCAACGGCTACACCAAGGAAGAAATGAAGATGGTCTGGGAGACCCGGAAGATCCTGGAAGACCCATCCATCCAGGTGAATCCCACCGCGGTGCGCGTGCCGGTGTTCTATGGCCACGCCGAGGCGGTGCACATCGAAACGCGCGACAAGGTCACCGCCGAGCGCGCCCGCGAACTCCTCGAGCAGGCCGAGGGCGTGGTGGTGATGGACGAGCGCAAGGCCGGCGGCTATCCGACGCCGGTCGGCGACGCGGCGGGCAAGGACCCGGTCTTCGTCGGCCGCATCCGCGAGGACATCTCGCACGATCGCGGCCTCGATCTCTGGGTGGTGGCCGACAACATCCGCAAGGGTGCCGCGCTCAACGCCGTGCAGATCGCCGAAATCCTCATCCGGGATCACCTCTGA
- a CDS encoding 2-hydroxyacid dehydrogenase has protein sequence MSKPKVWVSRPFFPDIVDRLREHFEVHAENEERPYTADDIAARLADADAAIVGLADRIDANVLAHAPRLRFVANLGVGYNNLDIDALTAAGVGASNTPDVLNETVADYAWALMLAAARRVGEAERWLRDGQWKGSRFDGWLGADVHGKTIGILGMGRIGQAIARRAAGFRSPVIYHNRSRLDAAIERECGASYVDKATLLARADHLVLVLPYTPANRHSIGEAELKAMKPTATLTNIARGGIVDDAALARALADGTIAAAALDVFEGEPRVHPELMKLSNIVLSPHIASASRDTRRDMAALAVDNVLAAFGHGPHAGRPPTILNPGVLADAS, from the coding sequence ATGAGCAAGCCCAAGGTCTGGGTCTCGCGGCCCTTCTTTCCGGACATCGTCGACCGCCTGCGCGAGCACTTCGAAGTGCATGCTGAAAACGAAGAACGCCCGTATACGGCCGACGACATCGCCGCCCGGCTCGCCGACGCCGACGCGGCCATCGTGGGCCTCGCCGACCGCATCGACGCGAACGTGCTGGCCCATGCGCCGCGCCTGCGCTTCGTGGCCAACCTCGGCGTGGGCTACAACAACCTCGACATCGACGCGCTGACCGCCGCCGGCGTCGGTGCGTCGAACACGCCGGACGTGCTCAACGAAACCGTGGCCGACTACGCGTGGGCGCTGATGCTCGCCGCCGCGCGCCGGGTAGGCGAGGCCGAGCGCTGGTTGCGCGACGGCCAGTGGAAGGGCAGCCGTTTCGACGGCTGGCTGGGCGCCGACGTGCACGGCAAGACCATCGGCATCCTCGGCATGGGCCGCATCGGCCAGGCCATCGCGCGCCGCGCCGCGGGCTTCCGCTCGCCGGTGATCTACCACAACCGCTCGCGGCTCGATGCCGCTATCGAGCGCGAGTGCGGGGCATCGTACGTCGACAAGGCCACCTTGCTGGCCCGCGCCGACCACCTCGTCCTGGTGTTGCCGTACACCCCGGCCAACCGCCATAGCATCGGCGAGGCCGAGCTGAAGGCCATGAAGCCCACGGCCACGCTCACCAATATCGCGCGCGGCGGCATCGTCGACGACGCGGCGCTGGCCCGGGCCCTGGCCGACGGCACGATCGCCGCGGCGGCGCTCGACGTGTTCGAGGGCGAGCCGCGCGTGCATCCCGAACTCATGAAACTCTCCAACATCGTGCTCAGTCCCCACATCGCCAGCGCAAGTCGCGACACACGTCGCGATATGGCGGCGCTGGCTGTGGACAATGTGCTGGCGGCGTTCGGGCATGGTCCTCACGCCGGCCGGCCACCCACGATCCTCAATCCGGGTGTGCTGGCCGACGCCAGCTGA